The following proteins come from a genomic window of Panthera leo isolate Ple1 chromosome E2, P.leo_Ple1_pat1.1, whole genome shotgun sequence:
- the LOC122208111 gene encoding zinc finger protein 227-like isoform X2, translated as MLQVDTACALNTESRVPVLEDCQRPEAVTFKDVAVVFTIEELGLLDSAQRKLYRDVMVENFENLLSVGHLPFKPDMMSQLEAEEKLWMMERETQRNGYSSENHVAVPSGSKNQKEMETLRKVALKYLSHEELSCWQIWKQVASDLTSCLQRKRSQLLHGDSVQVSENENNGMNPKAGSSSYTAGVSTLRTQDSCGNTYPRESPEQSRGQQVNVKNNLSVCEAFMKQSLSDRISTGTEQKPCKYNECGKSICDGFSRHVPPGGDLFPCRECGKGFGYSSVLPLHNAHPGEKCSSRRPHLQALQRTRPREKHNKCHEPGNCFGKSAFHPHQSNHAGEKSYRCDSCGKGFSSSTGLIIHYRTHTGEKPYKCEECGKCFSQSSNFQCHQRVHTEEKPYKCEECGKGFGWSVNLRVHQRVHRGEKPYKCEECGKGFTQAAHYHIHQRVHTGEKPYKCDVCGKGFSHNSPLICHRRVHTGEKPYKCEACGKGFTRNTDLHIHFRVHTGEKPYKCKECGKGFSQASNLQVHQNVHTGEKRFKCETCGKGFSQSSKLQTHQRVHTGEKPYKCDVCGKDFSYSSNLKLHQVIHTGEKPYKCEECGKGFSWRSNLHAHQRVHSGEKPYKCEECDKSFSQAIDFRVHQRVHTGEKPYKCGVCGKGFSQSSGLQSHQRVHTGEKPYKCDVCGKGFRYSSQFIYHQRGHTGEKPYKCEQCGKGFGRSLNLRHHQRVHTGEKPHRCEECGKAFSLPSNLRVHLSVHIREKLFKCEECGKSFSQSSRLRAHQRVHTGEKPYKCDVCGKDFSHPSRLTYHQKVHTGKNR; from the exons ATGCTGCAGGTGGATACGGCATGTGCATTGAACACAGAAAGCCGTGTGCCTGTCCTGGAGGACTGCCAAAGGCCT GAGGCAGTGACGTTCAAGGACGTGGCTGTGGTCTTCACTATAGAGGAGCTGGGACTGCTGGACTCTGCCCAGAGGAAGCTGTACCGAGATGTGATGGTGGAGAACTTCGAGAACCTGCTTTCAGTGG GACATCTTCCCTTCAAGCCAGATATGATGTCCCAGTTGGAGGCAGAAGAAAAGCTTTGGATGATGGAAAGagaaacccaaagaaatggatATTCCAGTGAGAACCATGTGGCTGTTCCTTCAG GCAGCAAGAATCAAAAGGAGATGGAGACTCTTCGAAAAGTTGCATTGAAATACCTTTCACACGAAGAACTATCCTGCTGGCAGATCTGGAAGCAGGTGGCAAGTGATTTAACCAGCTGTCTTCAGAGGAAGCGTTCCCAGTTACTCCACGGTGATTCTGTTCAGGTTTCGGAAAACGAGAATAATGGAATGAATCCTAAAGCGGGTAGCTCCAGTTACACTGCAGGTGTATCTACTTTGAGAACTCAGGATTCTTGTGGGAATACCTACCCGCGTGAGTCACCGGAGCAGAGTAGAGGTCAGCAAGTTAATGTGAAAAATAACCTGAGTGTATGTGAGGCCTTCATGAAGCAATCACTTAGTGATCGTATTAGCACTGGCACAGAACAGAAACCCTGTAAGTACAACGAATGCGGCAAAAGCATTTGCGACGGTTTCAGTCGACATGTACCCCCAGGAGGGGATCTCTTTCCGTGTCGTGAGTGTGGAAAGGGTTTCGGTTATAGCTCAGTGCTTCCACTTCACAACGCTCACCCAGGAGAGAAATGCTCCAGTCGGCGTCCACACCTGCAGGCTCTTCAGAGAACTCGCCCAAGAGAGAAACACAATAAATGTCACGAACCTGGCAATTGCTTCGGTAAGAGTGCTTTTCATCCTCATCAGTCTAACCACGCAGGGGAGAAGTCCTACAGATGTGACAGTTGTGGCAAGGGATTCAGTAGCAGCACAGGCCTTATCATTCATTACAGGACTCACAccggagagaaaccttacaaatgtgaAGAGTGCGGTAAGTGCTTTAGCCAGAGTTCGAATTTTCAATGCCATCAGAGGGTCCACACTGAAGAAAAACCATACAAATGTGAAGAGTGTGGTAAGGGCTTCGGCTGGAGTGTTAATCTTCGTGTTCATCAGAGGGTCCACAGGGGTGAGAAACCCTACAAATGTGAGGAGTGTGGTAAGGGCTTCACTCAGGCTGCACACTATCACATACACCAGAGGGTCCACACTGGGGAGAAGCCTTACAAATGTGACGTCTGTGGTAAGGGCTTCAGTCATAATTCACCGCTAATATGCCATCGGAGagtccacactggagagaaaccatacAAATGTGAGGCGTGTGGGAAGGGCTTTACCCGTAATACAGATCTTCATATCCATTTCCGAgttcacacaggagagaaaccctacaAGTGTAAGGAGTGTGGGAAGGGCTTCAGTCAGGCTTCTAATCTTCAAGTCCATCAGAACGTCCACACTGGGGAGAAACGATTCAAATGTGAAACGTGTGGGAAGGGCTTCAGCCAGTCCTCAAAGCTTCAAACCCATCAGAGAgtccacactggagagaagccatACAAATGTGATGTGTGTGGTAAGGACTTCAGTTACAGTTCAAATCTTAAGCTGCACCAGGtaattcacactggagaaaaaccATATAAATGTGAGGAGTGCGGGAAGGGCTTCAGCTGGCGATCGAATCTTCATGCTCATCAGAGAGTCCActctggagagaaaccctataaatGCGAGGAGTGTGACAAAAGCTTCAGTCAGGCCATAGACTTTCGGGTACACCAGAGAGtccatactggagagaagccATACAAATGTGGTGTATGTGGTAAGGGCTTCAGTCAGTCCTCTGGTCTCCAGTCCCATCAGAGGGTCCACACTGGGGAGAAGCCATACAAATGCGATGTCTGCGGAAAGGGTTTTAGATACAGTTCACAGTTTATATACCACCAGAGAGGCCACACTGGAGAAAAACCTTACAAATGTGAGCAGTGTGGGAAAGGCTTTGGGAGGAGCTTGAACCTTCGCCATCATCAGAGGGTccatacaggagagaaaccccATAGGTGTGAAGAGTGTGGAAAGGCCTTCAGTCTCCCCTCAAATCTTAGAGTCCATCTGAGCGTTCACATTAGGGAAAAACTATTTAAGTGTGAAGAGTGTGGTAAGAGCTTCAGCCAGAGTTCGCGTCTTCGGGCCCATCAGAGAGTCCACACTGGTGAGAAACCATACAAATGTGACGTATGTGGTAAGGACTTCAGTCACCCTTCACGTCTTACGTACCATCAGAAAGTCCACACTGGCAAGAATCGTTGA
- the LOC122208111 gene encoding zinc finger protein 227-like isoform X5: MVENFENLLSVGHLPFKPDMMSQLEAEEKLWMMERETQRNGYSSENHVAVPSGSKNQKEMETLRKVALKYLSHEELSCWQIWKQVASDLTSCLQRKRSQLLHGDSVQVSENENNGMNPKAGSSSYTAGVSTLRTQDSCGNTYPRESPEQSRGQQVNVKNNLSVCEAFMKQSLSDRISTGTEQKPCKYNECGKSICDGFSRHVPPGGDLFPCRECGKGFGYSSVLPLHNAHPGEKCSSRRPHLQALQRTRPREKHNKCHEPGNCFGKSAFHPHQSNHAGEKSYRCDSCGKGFSSSTGLIIHYRTHTGEKPYKCEECGKCFSQSSNFQCHQRVHTEEKPYKCEECGKGFGWSVNLRVHQRVHRGEKPYKCEECGKGFTQAAHYHIHQRVHTGEKPYKCDVCGKGFSHNSPLICHRRVHTGEKPYKCEACGKGFTRNTDLHIHFRVHTGEKPYKCKECGKGFSQASNLQVHQNVHTGEKRFKCETCGKGFSQSSKLQTHQRVHTGEKPYKCDVCGKDFSYSSNLKLHQVIHTGEKPYKCEECGKGFSWRSNLHAHQRVHSGEKPYKCEECDKSFSQAIDFRVHQRVHTGEKPYKCGVCGKGFSQSSGLQSHQRVHTGEKPYKCDVCGKGFRYSSQFIYHQRGHTGEKPYKCEQCGKGFGRSLNLRHHQRVHTGEKPHRCEECGKAFSLPSNLRVHLSVHIREKLFKCEECGKSFSQSSRLRAHQRVHTGEKPYKCDVCGKDFSHPSRLTYHQKVHTGKNR, translated from the exons ATGGTGGAGAACTTCGAGAACCTGCTTTCAGTGG GACATCTTCCCTTCAAGCCAGATATGATGTCCCAGTTGGAGGCAGAAGAAAAGCTTTGGATGATGGAAAGagaaacccaaagaaatggatATTCCAGTGAGAACCATGTGGCTGTTCCTTCAG GCAGCAAGAATCAAAAGGAGATGGAGACTCTTCGAAAAGTTGCATTGAAATACCTTTCACACGAAGAACTATCCTGCTGGCAGATCTGGAAGCAGGTGGCAAGTGATTTAACCAGCTGTCTTCAGAGGAAGCGTTCCCAGTTACTCCACGGTGATTCTGTTCAGGTTTCGGAAAACGAGAATAATGGAATGAATCCTAAAGCGGGTAGCTCCAGTTACACTGCAGGTGTATCTACTTTGAGAACTCAGGATTCTTGTGGGAATACCTACCCGCGTGAGTCACCGGAGCAGAGTAGAGGTCAGCAAGTTAATGTGAAAAATAACCTGAGTGTATGTGAGGCCTTCATGAAGCAATCACTTAGTGATCGTATTAGCACTGGCACAGAACAGAAACCCTGTAAGTACAACGAATGCGGCAAAAGCATTTGCGACGGTTTCAGTCGACATGTACCCCCAGGAGGGGATCTCTTTCCGTGTCGTGAGTGTGGAAAGGGTTTCGGTTATAGCTCAGTGCTTCCACTTCACAACGCTCACCCAGGAGAGAAATGCTCCAGTCGGCGTCCACACCTGCAGGCTCTTCAGAGAACTCGCCCAAGAGAGAAACACAATAAATGTCACGAACCTGGCAATTGCTTCGGTAAGAGTGCTTTTCATCCTCATCAGTCTAACCACGCAGGGGAGAAGTCCTACAGATGTGACAGTTGTGGCAAGGGATTCAGTAGCAGCACAGGCCTTATCATTCATTACAGGACTCACAccggagagaaaccttacaaatgtgaAGAGTGCGGTAAGTGCTTTAGCCAGAGTTCGAATTTTCAATGCCATCAGAGGGTCCACACTGAAGAAAAACCATACAAATGTGAAGAGTGTGGTAAGGGCTTCGGCTGGAGTGTTAATCTTCGTGTTCATCAGAGGGTCCACAGGGGTGAGAAACCCTACAAATGTGAGGAGTGTGGTAAGGGCTTCACTCAGGCTGCACACTATCACATACACCAGAGGGTCCACACTGGGGAGAAGCCTTACAAATGTGACGTCTGTGGTAAGGGCTTCAGTCATAATTCACCGCTAATATGCCATCGGAGagtccacactggagagaaaccatacAAATGTGAGGCGTGTGGGAAGGGCTTTACCCGTAATACAGATCTTCATATCCATTTCCGAgttcacacaggagagaaaccctacaAGTGTAAGGAGTGTGGGAAGGGCTTCAGTCAGGCTTCTAATCTTCAAGTCCATCAGAACGTCCACACTGGGGAGAAACGATTCAAATGTGAAACGTGTGGGAAGGGCTTCAGCCAGTCCTCAAAGCTTCAAACCCATCAGAGAgtccacactggagagaagccatACAAATGTGATGTGTGTGGTAAGGACTTCAGTTACAGTTCAAATCTTAAGCTGCACCAGGtaattcacactggagaaaaaccATATAAATGTGAGGAGTGCGGGAAGGGCTTCAGCTGGCGATCGAATCTTCATGCTCATCAGAGAGTCCActctggagagaaaccctataaatGCGAGGAGTGTGACAAAAGCTTCAGTCAGGCCATAGACTTTCGGGTACACCAGAGAGtccatactggagagaagccATACAAATGTGGTGTATGTGGTAAGGGCTTCAGTCAGTCCTCTGGTCTCCAGTCCCATCAGAGGGTCCACACTGGGGAGAAGCCATACAAATGCGATGTCTGCGGAAAGGGTTTTAGATACAGTTCACAGTTTATATACCACCAGAGAGGCCACACTGGAGAAAAACCTTACAAATGTGAGCAGTGTGGGAAAGGCTTTGGGAGGAGCTTGAACCTTCGCCATCATCAGAGGGTccatacaggagagaaaccccATAGGTGTGAAGAGTGTGGAAAGGCCTTCAGTCTCCCCTCAAATCTTAGAGTCCATCTGAGCGTTCACATTAGGGAAAAACTATTTAAGTGTGAAGAGTGTGGTAAGAGCTTCAGCCAGAGTTCGCGTCTTCGGGCCCATCAGAGAGTCCACACTGGTGAGAAACCATACAAATGTGACGTATGTGGTAAGGACTTCAGTCACCCTTCACGTCTTACGTACCATCAGAAAGTCCACACTGGCAAGAATCGTTGA
- the LOC122208111 gene encoding zinc finger protein 227-like isoform X1 gives MAALACISWLLCPSPVMPSQDSDLSEKEQEKMTKFQEAVTFKDVAVVFTIEELGLLDSAQRKLYRDVMVENFENLLSVGHLPFKPDMMSQLEAEEKLWMMERETQRNGYSSENHVAVPSGSKNQKEMETLRKVALKYLSHEELSCWQIWKQVASDLTSCLQRKRSQLLHGDSVQVSENENNGMNPKAGSSSYTAGVSTLRTQDSCGNTYPRESPEQSRGQQVNVKNNLSVCEAFMKQSLSDRISTGTEQKPCKYNECGKSICDGFSRHVPPGGDLFPCRECGKGFGYSSVLPLHNAHPGEKCSSRRPHLQALQRTRPREKHNKCHEPGNCFGKSAFHPHQSNHAGEKSYRCDSCGKGFSSSTGLIIHYRTHTGEKPYKCEECGKCFSQSSNFQCHQRVHTEEKPYKCEECGKGFGWSVNLRVHQRVHRGEKPYKCEECGKGFTQAAHYHIHQRVHTGEKPYKCDVCGKGFSHNSPLICHRRVHTGEKPYKCEACGKGFTRNTDLHIHFRVHTGEKPYKCKECGKGFSQASNLQVHQNVHTGEKRFKCETCGKGFSQSSKLQTHQRVHTGEKPYKCDVCGKDFSYSSNLKLHQVIHTGEKPYKCEECGKGFSWRSNLHAHQRVHSGEKPYKCEECDKSFSQAIDFRVHQRVHTGEKPYKCGVCGKGFSQSSGLQSHQRVHTGEKPYKCDVCGKGFRYSSQFIYHQRGHTGEKPYKCEQCGKGFGRSLNLRHHQRVHTGEKPHRCEECGKAFSLPSNLRVHLSVHIREKLFKCEECGKSFSQSSRLRAHQRVHTGEKPYKCDVCGKDFSHPSRLTYHQKVHTGKNR, from the exons ATGGCCGCCCTGGCCTGCATCTCATGGCTTCTTTGTCCTTCCCCAGTTATGCCTTCTCAGGACTCTGACCTTTCCgagaaggagcaggagaaaaTGACCAAGTTTCAG GAGGCAGTGACGTTCAAGGACGTGGCTGTGGTCTTCACTATAGAGGAGCTGGGACTGCTGGACTCTGCCCAGAGGAAGCTGTACCGAGATGTGATGGTGGAGAACTTCGAGAACCTGCTTTCAGTGG GACATCTTCCCTTCAAGCCAGATATGATGTCCCAGTTGGAGGCAGAAGAAAAGCTTTGGATGATGGAAAGagaaacccaaagaaatggatATTCCAGTGAGAACCATGTGGCTGTTCCTTCAG GCAGCAAGAATCAAAAGGAGATGGAGACTCTTCGAAAAGTTGCATTGAAATACCTTTCACACGAAGAACTATCCTGCTGGCAGATCTGGAAGCAGGTGGCAAGTGATTTAACCAGCTGTCTTCAGAGGAAGCGTTCCCAGTTACTCCACGGTGATTCTGTTCAGGTTTCGGAAAACGAGAATAATGGAATGAATCCTAAAGCGGGTAGCTCCAGTTACACTGCAGGTGTATCTACTTTGAGAACTCAGGATTCTTGTGGGAATACCTACCCGCGTGAGTCACCGGAGCAGAGTAGAGGTCAGCAAGTTAATGTGAAAAATAACCTGAGTGTATGTGAGGCCTTCATGAAGCAATCACTTAGTGATCGTATTAGCACTGGCACAGAACAGAAACCCTGTAAGTACAACGAATGCGGCAAAAGCATTTGCGACGGTTTCAGTCGACATGTACCCCCAGGAGGGGATCTCTTTCCGTGTCGTGAGTGTGGAAAGGGTTTCGGTTATAGCTCAGTGCTTCCACTTCACAACGCTCACCCAGGAGAGAAATGCTCCAGTCGGCGTCCACACCTGCAGGCTCTTCAGAGAACTCGCCCAAGAGAGAAACACAATAAATGTCACGAACCTGGCAATTGCTTCGGTAAGAGTGCTTTTCATCCTCATCAGTCTAACCACGCAGGGGAGAAGTCCTACAGATGTGACAGTTGTGGCAAGGGATTCAGTAGCAGCACAGGCCTTATCATTCATTACAGGACTCACAccggagagaaaccttacaaatgtgaAGAGTGCGGTAAGTGCTTTAGCCAGAGTTCGAATTTTCAATGCCATCAGAGGGTCCACACTGAAGAAAAACCATACAAATGTGAAGAGTGTGGTAAGGGCTTCGGCTGGAGTGTTAATCTTCGTGTTCATCAGAGGGTCCACAGGGGTGAGAAACCCTACAAATGTGAGGAGTGTGGTAAGGGCTTCACTCAGGCTGCACACTATCACATACACCAGAGGGTCCACACTGGGGAGAAGCCTTACAAATGTGACGTCTGTGGTAAGGGCTTCAGTCATAATTCACCGCTAATATGCCATCGGAGagtccacactggagagaaaccatacAAATGTGAGGCGTGTGGGAAGGGCTTTACCCGTAATACAGATCTTCATATCCATTTCCGAgttcacacaggagagaaaccctacaAGTGTAAGGAGTGTGGGAAGGGCTTCAGTCAGGCTTCTAATCTTCAAGTCCATCAGAACGTCCACACTGGGGAGAAACGATTCAAATGTGAAACGTGTGGGAAGGGCTTCAGCCAGTCCTCAAAGCTTCAAACCCATCAGAGAgtccacactggagagaagccatACAAATGTGATGTGTGTGGTAAGGACTTCAGTTACAGTTCAAATCTTAAGCTGCACCAGGtaattcacactggagaaaaaccATATAAATGTGAGGAGTGCGGGAAGGGCTTCAGCTGGCGATCGAATCTTCATGCTCATCAGAGAGTCCActctggagagaaaccctataaatGCGAGGAGTGTGACAAAAGCTTCAGTCAGGCCATAGACTTTCGGGTACACCAGAGAGtccatactggagagaagccATACAAATGTGGTGTATGTGGTAAGGGCTTCAGTCAGTCCTCTGGTCTCCAGTCCCATCAGAGGGTCCACACTGGGGAGAAGCCATACAAATGCGATGTCTGCGGAAAGGGTTTTAGATACAGTTCACAGTTTATATACCACCAGAGAGGCCACACTGGAGAAAAACCTTACAAATGTGAGCAGTGTGGGAAAGGCTTTGGGAGGAGCTTGAACCTTCGCCATCATCAGAGGGTccatacaggagagaaaccccATAGGTGTGAAGAGTGTGGAAAGGCCTTCAGTCTCCCCTCAAATCTTAGAGTCCATCTGAGCGTTCACATTAGGGAAAAACTATTTAAGTGTGAAGAGTGTGGTAAGAGCTTCAGCCAGAGTTCGCGTCTTCGGGCCCATCAGAGAGTCCACACTGGTGAGAAACCATACAAATGTGACGTATGTGGTAAGGACTTCAGTCACCCTTCACGTCTTACGTACCATCAGAAAGTCCACACTGGCAAGAATCGTTGA
- the LOC122208111 gene encoding zinc finger protein 227-like isoform X3 gives MPSQDSDLSEKEQEKMTKFQEAVTFKDVAVVFTIEELGLLDSAQRKLYRDVMVENFENLLSVGHLPFKPDMMSQLEAEEKLWMMERETQRNGYSSENHVAVPSGSKNQKEMETLRKVALKYLSHEELSCWQIWKQVASDLTSCLQRKRSQLLHGDSVQVSENENNGMNPKAGSSSYTAGVSTLRTQDSCGNTYPRESPEQSRGQQVNVKNNLSVCEAFMKQSLSDRISTGTEQKPCKYNECGKSICDGFSRHVPPGGDLFPCRECGKGFGYSSVLPLHNAHPGEKCSSRRPHLQALQRTRPREKHNKCHEPGNCFGKSAFHPHQSNHAGEKSYRCDSCGKGFSSSTGLIIHYRTHTGEKPYKCEECGKCFSQSSNFQCHQRVHTEEKPYKCEECGKGFGWSVNLRVHQRVHRGEKPYKCEECGKGFTQAAHYHIHQRVHTGEKPYKCDVCGKGFSHNSPLICHRRVHTGEKPYKCEACGKGFTRNTDLHIHFRVHTGEKPYKCKECGKGFSQASNLQVHQNVHTGEKRFKCETCGKGFSQSSKLQTHQRVHTGEKPYKCDVCGKDFSYSSNLKLHQVIHTGEKPYKCEECGKGFSWRSNLHAHQRVHSGEKPYKCEECDKSFSQAIDFRVHQRVHTGEKPYKCGVCGKGFSQSSGLQSHQRVHTGEKPYKCDVCGKGFRYSSQFIYHQRGHTGEKPYKCEQCGKGFGRSLNLRHHQRVHTGEKPHRCEECGKAFSLPSNLRVHLSVHIREKLFKCEECGKSFSQSSRLRAHQRVHTGEKPYKCDVCGKDFSHPSRLTYHQKVHTGKNR, from the exons ATGCCTTCTCAGGACTCTGACCTTTCCgagaaggagcaggagaaaaTGACCAAGTTTCAG GAGGCAGTGACGTTCAAGGACGTGGCTGTGGTCTTCACTATAGAGGAGCTGGGACTGCTGGACTCTGCCCAGAGGAAGCTGTACCGAGATGTGATGGTGGAGAACTTCGAGAACCTGCTTTCAGTGG GACATCTTCCCTTCAAGCCAGATATGATGTCCCAGTTGGAGGCAGAAGAAAAGCTTTGGATGATGGAAAGagaaacccaaagaaatggatATTCCAGTGAGAACCATGTGGCTGTTCCTTCAG GCAGCAAGAATCAAAAGGAGATGGAGACTCTTCGAAAAGTTGCATTGAAATACCTTTCACACGAAGAACTATCCTGCTGGCAGATCTGGAAGCAGGTGGCAAGTGATTTAACCAGCTGTCTTCAGAGGAAGCGTTCCCAGTTACTCCACGGTGATTCTGTTCAGGTTTCGGAAAACGAGAATAATGGAATGAATCCTAAAGCGGGTAGCTCCAGTTACACTGCAGGTGTATCTACTTTGAGAACTCAGGATTCTTGTGGGAATACCTACCCGCGTGAGTCACCGGAGCAGAGTAGAGGTCAGCAAGTTAATGTGAAAAATAACCTGAGTGTATGTGAGGCCTTCATGAAGCAATCACTTAGTGATCGTATTAGCACTGGCACAGAACAGAAACCCTGTAAGTACAACGAATGCGGCAAAAGCATTTGCGACGGTTTCAGTCGACATGTACCCCCAGGAGGGGATCTCTTTCCGTGTCGTGAGTGTGGAAAGGGTTTCGGTTATAGCTCAGTGCTTCCACTTCACAACGCTCACCCAGGAGAGAAATGCTCCAGTCGGCGTCCACACCTGCAGGCTCTTCAGAGAACTCGCCCAAGAGAGAAACACAATAAATGTCACGAACCTGGCAATTGCTTCGGTAAGAGTGCTTTTCATCCTCATCAGTCTAACCACGCAGGGGAGAAGTCCTACAGATGTGACAGTTGTGGCAAGGGATTCAGTAGCAGCACAGGCCTTATCATTCATTACAGGACTCACAccggagagaaaccttacaaatgtgaAGAGTGCGGTAAGTGCTTTAGCCAGAGTTCGAATTTTCAATGCCATCAGAGGGTCCACACTGAAGAAAAACCATACAAATGTGAAGAGTGTGGTAAGGGCTTCGGCTGGAGTGTTAATCTTCGTGTTCATCAGAGGGTCCACAGGGGTGAGAAACCCTACAAATGTGAGGAGTGTGGTAAGGGCTTCACTCAGGCTGCACACTATCACATACACCAGAGGGTCCACACTGGGGAGAAGCCTTACAAATGTGACGTCTGTGGTAAGGGCTTCAGTCATAATTCACCGCTAATATGCCATCGGAGagtccacactggagagaaaccatacAAATGTGAGGCGTGTGGGAAGGGCTTTACCCGTAATACAGATCTTCATATCCATTTCCGAgttcacacaggagagaaaccctacaAGTGTAAGGAGTGTGGGAAGGGCTTCAGTCAGGCTTCTAATCTTCAAGTCCATCAGAACGTCCACACTGGGGAGAAACGATTCAAATGTGAAACGTGTGGGAAGGGCTTCAGCCAGTCCTCAAAGCTTCAAACCCATCAGAGAgtccacactggagagaagccatACAAATGTGATGTGTGTGGTAAGGACTTCAGTTACAGTTCAAATCTTAAGCTGCACCAGGtaattcacactggagaaaaaccATATAAATGTGAGGAGTGCGGGAAGGGCTTCAGCTGGCGATCGAATCTTCATGCTCATCAGAGAGTCCActctggagagaaaccctataaatGCGAGGAGTGTGACAAAAGCTTCAGTCAGGCCATAGACTTTCGGGTACACCAGAGAGtccatactggagagaagccATACAAATGTGGTGTATGTGGTAAGGGCTTCAGTCAGTCCTCTGGTCTCCAGTCCCATCAGAGGGTCCACACTGGGGAGAAGCCATACAAATGCGATGTCTGCGGAAAGGGTTTTAGATACAGTTCACAGTTTATATACCACCAGAGAGGCCACACTGGAGAAAAACCTTACAAATGTGAGCAGTGTGGGAAAGGCTTTGGGAGGAGCTTGAACCTTCGCCATCATCAGAGGGTccatacaggagagaaaccccATAGGTGTGAAGAGTGTGGAAAGGCCTTCAGTCTCCCCTCAAATCTTAGAGTCCATCTGAGCGTTCACATTAGGGAAAAACTATTTAAGTGTGAAGAGTGTGGTAAGAGCTTCAGCCAGAGTTCGCGTCTTCGGGCCCATCAGAGAGTCCACACTGGTGAGAAACCATACAAATGTGACGTATGTGGTAAGGACTTCAGTCACCCTTCACGTCTTACGTACCATCAGAAAGTCCACACTGGCAAGAATCGTTGA